In Novipirellula caenicola, the genomic stretch ACGGGCTGAGGACGAATTGCAACAATCTCATCAATTGATCTCGAAACTTTCGTTAGTCGCCAGCAAAACGCAACACTCCGTGTTCATCATGGATGCGAACTGTAACATCGAGTGGGTCAATGAAGCATTTACGCAAATGACTCAATACGAAGCGTCCGAGGTGGTGGGACGAAAACCTGAGGATTTTTTGATCGGCGAACATACCGATCTCGATACGGTGCGTGCGATCGATGAAAAGATCCAAAAGCGAGAAAGTGTCGCCGTTGAAGTCTTTGTCTATAAAAAATCACGTGATGGGATCTGGATCGACTTGAAGATCGATCCGGTCTTTGACGAATCCGGTGTATTGTGCAACTTCATCGTTACCCAAATTGACATCACCCAGCGTCGCGAGAACCAACAGGCTTTGATGGCTGCAAAAGTCGAAGCCGAGCGGGCGAGTACTGCGAAGAGCGAATTTTTGGCAAGCATGAGCCATGAATTGCGTACTCCGCTGAATGGTGTGATCGGGATGACCGAATTGTTAGCCGATTCGCCACTGGATGACCGACAACGTCGCTTCGTTAGTGCTTGCCAAAGCAGTGGCAAGGCGTTGTTGGAATTGATCAGCGATGTGCTGGATTTCTCTAAGATCGAAGCGGGGTGCATGGAGCTTGAGCATCACTCGTTTGACCTGCATCAATTGCTTGACGACGTCGTGCTCAGTATGCCTCCGCGATTGGGCGACAAAAAACTCGAACTTCACCACACGGTCGATGACGCCGTTTCGTCACGAGTGGTCGGAGACAGTCATCGACTACGGCAGGTGTTGGTGAATCTGTTGAGCAACGCGATCAAGTTTACCGAACAAGGCGAAATCAACCTGCGGGCCGAACGTCAAAAGCAATCCACCCACGACACCACCATCCTGTTTTCGATCACCGATACAGGCATCGGCATCCCCGAGAGCCGGCTCGATCGATTGTTCCAATCGTTTTCTCAAGTCGACAGTTCCGTCAATCGCAAGTACGGTGGATCGGGACTGGGGCTTTCGATTTGCAAAGCCATCGTCGAGAAGATGGGCGGAGAAATTGGTGTCGAAAGTCGCGAGGGTGTGGGATCACGATTTTGGTTTACTGCCAAATTCCCACTTTGCGAAGCGGGCGTTTCGCCCACACCGGACGCCAAACCCGTGGCACCAAAACCGGCGATGCAAAAGCGGACATCGGGACCTCGCATCTTGTTGGCCGAAGACAACAAGATCAACCAACTCTTCACGCGTGAAATGCTGCTACGATTTGGTTGGAATTGCGACGTCGTCGAAAACGGCCTTGAAGTGCTCGAGGCGTTAGAGCAGCGGCCCTACGACATTGTGTTAATGGATTGCCAAATGCCTACGATGGACGGATTTGTTACGACGCAACGAATCCGCGAAAAGGAGACCGAAAGCGGAACGGACGCGGGAATTGTGATCGTGGCACTGACCGCGAATGCCATTCAAGGCGACCGAGAACGTTGTCTGGCGGCCGGGATGGATGACTACCTCGCAAAACCCTTCGATCCTACTCAACTGAAATCGACGATGGACAAATGTGTTGCCGAACTCACCCGCCGCTCGGTTTGTGAACACGCCGGTAAGTAACGTCCACACGCAGCCGCCAGCAAATGCGATTTGTACCACGTGATCTCGACATTATCTGAAGCTCACCCACGTAGCACAGCTCGCAACGCTGGCGAGAAGGAATTTCCGGTACATTACGACCTGTAGCATCCGCAGCGTAGCGTGCTGGTCTGGGGCGAGTGGTGCTATTCGCGATGACAGTTCAGATCAGCGGCGGTTTCGATCTCACTCGGATTTGTCACGATGCCCAGGCGGTGTTGCCATTCGATTCGGAACACGCACCCCAAGCAGTAAACGCGATAACGCCGCTCTTTCGGATAGGAAACGCCACGTTGAACGAGCCCGCCATGACAGACAAGCCACGAATGCCAATCAGGACGCTAACGGTTGGGCGTCGACCCGGGCTGTTCCTGCTGGTCGGTTTGTGTAGCATCGGCTTCTTCGTCGCCGACGTGGCAACGGCAACCTGCCTCAGAGAGCCAATTCCTGGGATGCTGGTGCTGGGGATCGTGACAGCGCAGTTGACAGTCATCTGCGTGTGGGGAACCCTGGTTCGAGGCACGTTTTGGATACGGCTTCCCTGGACGTTGCTGCTGCTGGTCGTTTCCTGGTGCGGCCTCGCGTGGGGGATCACGCTTGAAAAAGGAAATACCAATCCCGACGCGTTGCTTGGCACGGCGGTAACATGGATGTTCGGATTCATCACGAGCTTTGTGCCATTGAAGATCGCCGCACTCTGTTTTCGCTGGCAGATCATCCACGATACGGATGCCAGTCCGAACGCAGGACGAAATTTCAACTACGCGATTCGTGACATCATGATCGGAACGTTGCTGTTGGCGATGACCATGGGGATTGGCCGCGGCATGCTGACGGGCGAAGACATTAATTTCACGCGGGCTCTGTATGCGAGTGGGCTGCATGAACCCGAACTTTTGTTCGTGATTTCGCTCTATGGGGTTGTCAGCTTGCTCGTAAAGCTGCCCTGTATTTGGATCTCGCTGGGCGAGAAAGCCGAGAAAATCCCATCAAGAATTGTCGTCTGGGTGGTCTACTGTTTTCTATTAACGATTTTCGAGATCGGAATGCTGGTTACCGTGCTTGGAAATCCCGGAAGCGATTCCGGAGTGATTTTCACGGGGATGATACTGAGTCATCAATTGATGGGCGCAATAATGTTGGCCGTATGCTGCACGCTGCGTGGATTGGGCTACCGGCTGGAGCGGTCTCGAAGCCCGCAAACGGACTTGCAAACGGAACTTCGATCCGATTCCACTGCCGTCGCTGCTCACCCCGAATCCGTTTGACGTCGACAACGCTTTCTGCGGATGACGCCGGAGCCCCTGAAACCCGCGTCCTCTGCTTAACGCCCGAGAAACCATGTTCCAAACGTCTGCCGCAGGGTGGGCACTCATTGCAATAGAGGTCCGCGTTGAGTCCCTTTTCGTCGTCGTCATGTTAACGTTTCTCGTCATTGCACTCGGGTGGTGTTCAGATTCATCTGATTGTTCGAGCAATGAGCCGTAATTGCGTGACCCTTGGCGTCCTCCGCTGCATGGCGATACAAACGATCACGTCGAAATGCCAACGGAGATCACTTTGTCGTGAATTTGCGAACACCGCAACAACAATTCGCTAGCTGGATCCGTGCGACGACGGTATGGTAGGCATGATTGAGTTCGATATTGCGATCCGCAATTGTTCCGCGTTCCACCGCTTGCATCTGTGCGGCGTCATCGAATGCAACCGCCAAGGACAGTCTTCTGTTGCGACCGGAGCAATCCGGGTCGCTCTCCGTACTGAAACAAGTCATGTTTAACGTCGACCGCCCCAAGATTATCGTCCGCACCGAGCGTGACGCAACGTCGGACGCGTCACAACAAACTCGCGTTTGGCTTCGCGATCACAACTGGAGGACGAATCATGACTTCATGAAAGCGTTGTCATCGCTCGAGCGTGACTCTACCCCCTTATGTCTGGCTGCGTTTCTTGAGGACACGCAGGTCGGTGGGCTGATTGCGACGACGCACCTTCGTTGGCTTAAGATCTCGATCATGTCCGTTCACCCCGAATCGCAGCGGATCGGCATCGGTTCTCGTTTGCTGCAGACGGCCGAGTCGATTGCGCGGGCACGCGGATGTTGCTACGCGTACGTTGACGCAATGGCAAACCAATCGCCGGATTTCTATCCATCATGTGGTTACACAACCGCCGGGATCATTCCGGATTGGGATTCCCACGGGCACGCAAAATACATCTACTACAAAAAGCTGCCTGATCCTGGATCGGCGTGAACACGGTTGTCGAACCCCATCGAGGGCCGAACCAATCGGCTGCGACTAGATCGTTCGCGCTGGTGTACGAAAATTCGATGACGTTGTAGGATGTTGAAAATTGATTGTCCGATGGATGTAGCCCAGCAGCGTTCCCATTGATCCTCCGCGTTAGGATCACACGGCGAACCGCGGCGATCTTTGATCTTTCATTCCTACGGTGACCGAGACGTTGTTGACAACCCATCTGTATTTGACTGGCTATCGAGGCACGGGGAAAACGTCCGTGGCGACACGGTTGGCTGACTCGCTCGGTTGTGCGGTCGTGGATCTGGACGTACGCATCCAAAGTCACGCGGGCTGCAGTATCCGCGAAATCTTTGCCAATGGCGGCGAACAAGCTTTCCGAGACATCGAATCCGAGATATTGGACGTCGTCGCAACGGAATCGCCATCCGTCGTGGCACTTGGCGGCGGAGCGATTTTGCGAAAATCCAATCGTGAAAAGATCCGAAGCAGCGGCCACTGCATTTGGTTGGTCGCAAACGCAGAGACGCTCGCAGCGCGAATCGCTGCAGACGAGGGGACCGCCGCCAACCGGCCCGCGCTTACCCCATTGAGCCAGCTGGACGAGATCCGCGAACTGCTGACCACCCGTCATCCGTTTTACGATGAGGTGGCCAATGCCCAGATCAACACGGAGGGTAAATCGCTCGAGCAGGTCAGCGAGGAAGCGATCGCCCTTTGCCGCCAAAATAATTGGTGCTAATACGACGGGCGGCAGAGCCCCCACAAACGTGAATTTACTGTAGAATACGCTACGTTCGCGGTTGCTGGGCGACGTGGTTGGAAGTCCTCGTCGTAGTCCGCCTCGCTTGCATAGTGGAATGGTTAGTTCAACCGTTTTAGGGGGGCATTACGAGGTCCGTAAAAACGCCGTCGGCAATTACTGCGAACGCCCTAGCAGGGACTTGTCGATCGACCATCCCCTGTGAATCGCCTCCGCTTTACGTTGCTCGTCGCCCAAGGAGTCTAGCACCTCATGTTTTCGCGTCATCAGTGGACGATTGTCGTATTGTTTTTGACGCTGGGCGTTTTTGTGGCGAACACGTTCAATAGCTGGACGACGCTGATCGTAATCACGGTCGTTGCATCGGCGGCGGCGTGGATCCAGCGTTGGTTGGAACACCACTACCGCGCCGCGGATGGCTCGCTAAAGCGGTCGTGGTGGCGATCACGTCCTTTCGCTCTCTTCACTGGACTTCTTTGTTTGACGACGGTTTTTGTCGCTCACATGTTGCCCTACATGACAATGAAATCGGTCAATCCGTTCGGGATGGGGGCCGATTTGTTGTCGCATACCGCGTTGGCATGGATCGCATTTCTGTGGGTGATGCGTCGAGCTGACGGCCATGGTTTGATGTTAGTGTTGGGGTTGATCGTCGTTTTGATGAGCGTGGCGGCCGGGGGTGTTACCAAGAGTAACGCGGGACAGACCACGATCGGATTTTGTGTTTGTCTCGGTTACGCGATTGCATCGCAAAACATTTTAGGTCGCGGGGCATTTTGGAAGACATCATCGTCGTCGCGATCGACGTCAACAACACGCCCGTGGAACACCCCCGCCCTGAAAACGGGGCCCGCAGGAAATCGCAATCGCACCGCCATTGCGCTGTCAGCATTGACGCTAACCGCGATCGTGATTGTCACCGGCGCGATTGCCCAGGCGACGAGCGCGACGCTGCCACAGGTACAATCGAAAATTCAATCAACGCTAAAAAACACCCTTGATACCACGTTTAACAACATGGCGGTTTCAGGAACCCGCTATGTCTATGGATCTACGATTGGATCGATACGCAATAACAAGGTAGCCAGCCCCGACGAAGTCGCCTTGTGTGTTTTCTCGAGCAATTCACCTGGATACTTGCGAGGCACGGCATTCGATTACTACGAGAACCGGCATTGGCACATCGCCACCCCGCACGTCATTGACGAATATGCCTACCAAACCTCGCTGATGAACCACAGCGTGGAATCATCCGGGCCGGGGACCACGGCCCTAAAAAGCAGCCGCATGGCAAATCTGCAACGATTTTATTTAACGAGCGACGCCAACGAAGACTCAAGCACTGAACCGGTGCAAACGATCGAAGTGCGAAACATCCCCTTCAAAGGCACCACCGTCTTCATGCCGCTTGGCAGCCGTTGGATGGAAGCCAAAAGTGGCAGCTTGGTCGTAAACCATCACGGATTGGTCGATCATGGCGTGGATGTGCGACACCCTTACATCATCGCGACCGCGTCGCAGCCACCCAAAGACGAATTGGATCTGGTTCGATTGCAAATGCTGACGCATATCCCGAGGCGATTGCGTGGCGTTCTAAAGCCGCTGGCGTACGAAATTTGTGGCGATGAAACGGACGTACGGAAAAAGGCCGACCGCGTGGTTCAGTTCTTTGTGAACAATTTCGACTACTCACTCAGCCCAACCATTCCTCCGAATCGCGTCGATCCGTTGCTCTATTTTTTCGAGACGCGGCATGCAGCGCATTGCGAGTACTTTGCATCAGGCACGGTCGCGTTGTTGCGAGCCCAGGGGATTCCGGCACGGTATGTGACGGGATATGTCGTGGATGAATTGGAACCGGACAAAGCGTTTTGGCTCGCCCGCAACCGCGATGCGCACGCTTGGGCGGAAGCCTACGATGCGAAAACGCAAACGTGGTTCCCTGTCGAATCCACGCCCGGGCATCGTTATTCGACGCTGAATGTCGATCCAACTCAAAACCAATCGTCCTCACCGACTTGGTCACCCCAACTGACGGACACAACAATCGCGGACTCGGTTTTGTCTTCGATCAATGCGTTCATCGTAGCAATTCGGGCGAACAATCCACTGTTGGCAATTTTCCGCATCGTGCAAGGCCCGATGTTTCTGATCCTATCCGTGATTGTGTGGCGACGATCACGCCGTGTCCAACTGAACTTGATCGATCCAATGGATCGTATCAGCCACAAAATGCTCCGCAAAATGGATCGACGCTTGAAACGATTGTCGATGATTCGTCACACGCATGAAACGATGCACCAATTTGCCGATCGCATCGAATCAATCGAGCCGACCGCGAGCAAGCGAAGTCGCGAGTGGATCGAAACGACCGCCAATTGGTACCGCGAGTTCGCTCAGGCACGTTACCAAGGCAAACCTCCGGGCCCAGTACCTAAGTTCTAGCGGGACCGCGAACTTGGACGTAATCCGCTAACAAAGCCCAGGCGGATGGACAACCAGCATTTCAATAAAAAAACGCGGCGGACCGCTTGGTCCGCCGCGTTTTCGATTCTTGCGAAGTCGATGTCGCCTTAGCGTTGGAACGAGCTTGCGGGCATCGTTGCACTTGCTGGCAGTACGCCTTCTTCGGCGGACTTGTCTGCCATCTTGATCTCAGCCGAAGGCGTTGACGCTTTGTCGGCCAACAACGAATTTCGGAACATTTGCAGTGGTGCTTCGCCTTGTTGCGCCGCAGCACGTGAGGAACGTCGCTTGATGGTTGTGGTCGTCAAACCCGAAGTTCGCGTGTTGATCGATGCGGCGGCGTCGCGGTACTCTTGGTACTGAGCCGACAACTTTCGCTCTGCTTTCGCAATCTTCACCTCGGCGGACTCCTTCCCTGGCAGCATCACGGTGGCGGGAACGCCTTGAACCGTATGCCCCTCATCGGTGCGGAACGATGCCACCAGCGAGATTCGACGAGCTTCACCACCGACCGCATCCCAAGGCACCCAAATGCTATAGGAAGCACCAAGGTCGCATTGGCTAAAGTGACGCGTAAACTGCTCAGGCGTAAACTCGAACCGCTTTGTCGCTTTGTCGCTGGTTTCGGCGTTTTCGTCGAAACCGTGGATCACGAGCGTTCCCTCGACGGGCACGGCGTGCGATTTTTCATTGTAAAAGAAGATTCGTCCGCCGAAGCCCCGCGTGGGGGTTCGATTGGTTTGCACCAAGGTGTCCGGAGTCCACGTCACCGCCATTTTCACCGGGTTCGGGTACGGCTCGGGGACTTCATCCTTCTTTTTGGCCCAAGGCATTTTATCGGCGAGCGATCCGCCGGGCTTGGTAACGCGTTTCCCATCGGGGCCGACGGTGATACAGCCGACGGTCGAGCAAAGGATTGCCACCGCTAGCGATTTGACCGCCATGTTACCGATAAAACGGCGAAGGGATCGCCGACGGGTGACGCCGGCACTCGATACGTTCTCGAAATGGGTCATTATCGAATCCATGTTTGCGGGGAAATACTGGGAACCGTTTGCACCGGCTGGGTCGCGGTGGGAACTTGCGAAGGATTGGGATCGACCACGCCTAGTCGCTGAGGACGGTCGCTTGATGCGGCGGCATAGTCAATCGTTTTTCCGGCGTTTGCCGTTTGCATCCAACTGACTTGGTTCGCACCGGACTCATTTACCGCTTGCGAGTAGGGGTTCATCGCGGGACCACTGATCGGCGGACGACTGTTACCCATTTGACGGGGCCCATCCATGTTCGGCGGTGATTGCCACTGAACCTCTCCTTCGTTGCCGCTGCGAGTCAACGGTTGTGCCGGCCGAGGTCGCATCGCTCCTTGAGCAGCCGCACCACCGGAGCCATCTTGCGGTGGCACTGGGTTGCTGCGAGTTTGCGGAATGGCTCGCGGCATCGCATGCTCTGGCACGGTCGACGACTCGTAAATCACCGGCGAATCCTGTTGCGACGCTCCCGCGTCAATCATGGTCGGTTGATCCGAAATGATCACCGAGGACTCATTGACCGCACCAGGCGGACAATACGTTTCGCCGTTGAGCAGCTCGCCTTGATGGAACTGGTCCACGGTGGGCTGCAAGTCCGGATAGATCGTGCCGCCTGTCGCTGGTCCCCACAATCCATAACCGCCGCTCAATCCCACGTCGCCGTGCATTTCAACCACATCGGCCAAACACCAACTCATGCGGCTCGACTCGGTTGCCTTGACGTAGTCCAAGTCCTCTTCGCCAGTCACCAACATTGGGGTCATGATCACCAACATCTCCGAGCGACGCTCGAATTCTTGGTCATACTTGAAGAAGTAGCCCAACAAAGGGATGTCAGCAAGATAAGGAACGCGGCGGCTAAAGTTGCTACGTGTTTTCTGGATCAATCCGCCGAAAATCACGGTTTGGCCACTGTAGGCTGCGACAGTCGATTGCGCGGTCGTCACCAAGATATCCTGGATCAACACCGAGCCGTCGCCCGTAGGAACTTGGGTTCCGTTGGATGCGTCACGGTCCGACCGTGTGGCATCGATGTCCATGATGATCAAACCATCCGCACCTACGCGAGGACGAACTTGCATGATCAAACCAACCTGCAATGGTTCCGTGACAACCTGGTTGCCGGAAATCCCATTTTGGATCACTCCGGTCACTTGCGCGATCGTACGGCCGACCTGGACAAGGGCTTCGGTGTTGTCCATCGTCATGACTTGCGGACGGCTAAGGATCTGCAGTCGACGTGCGTCTTGCAACGTTCGCAACAACAGGCTGACCGACTCGCTTGCCGCACTCAGGACGAAACCACCGTAGTTAAGATTGCCATTGGTGGTCCCCACGCCGAAGCTGGTCAAGCCACGTCCGGCCAAGCTCTCTTTACCGAACGAGGCGAGGTTTGGCGTGCCGTTGCCGTTATAGTTGAATCCAGGTGTTGACGCAGGGAATGCATCCGATGCGATGCCTCGGTCAAACATCAACGAGTCTTGCAGACCAATTTCGCCACCGACTTCGAAGATGTCGTCAAGGCTCACTTCGGCAAGCAGCACTTTGATCAGTACCATTGGCGGCCGCCGGTCAAGCTTGTCGATCAACCCGCGGACGTCCTCATACAGCCGCGGTGAAACACTCAGCAGCAGGCTGTTGGTGATCGGCTCGGATACGACGATGAGATCGCGATCGGGCAGGTCATACGGGCTAAGTCCGCCCTGTTGAAACTGCTGGATCGTGTTCACTCCGGTCGTCCTTTGTTGGACGTATTGTTGGATCGCGGCTGCGACCGTATCGCTGGCCTGGTGACGCAGCCAAATGACTTCGGTGATGCGTTCGGCGAACCCTGCACCGTCCAGACGCAGCAAAATGCTCTCGACGACCTCGAGGTCTTCGGCCGAACCGCTAGCGATGATGCTGTTGGTCCGCAGGTCAGTACTAAATCGCAATGGCACGAGCGAACTATCGCCACCAGCGGTCGTGGTCGGCAATCCACCGAGGTTGCCCGCACCGATGCTGGTTCCACTGGACGCAGCATCGTCGCCGAACAGCTGTGTCAACGCCGTGGTCAACTGCACCGCGTCACCATTTTCGATCGTGAACACTTTGACGAGCGAGTCGATGCCGGGTGCTTTATCAAGCTGGCGAATCAACTCGCCAATCAGTGGCATGCTGGCCGCCGGAGCGCGAACGACAATCGAGTTGGCTCCAGGATCCGCCGTGATCACGGCACCGGCTAGGATGCCCGAATCAAAGATTTGATCTCCGTCGCCGTCGACGGCAACGATCGACAACGAGGTCGACGGCGTGGTCACACCGGTGTCGCCTCCGGCTTCGCTTTCACCATTGATCGCTGATTGGATGACCGGAGCCAAATCTTCAGCGACTGCATTGCTCAGTGGGAAGATCTTGATCTCGCTTTGAGCCGAGACTTGTTGCACGTCCAAGTCATTGATCAACCGCGTGACCTCTTCCATGTCTCGCGGTGCCCCGCTGACGATCAACGAATTGGTGCGATAATCGGCCAACACGCGGACCCGCGGTCCAACGCCGGGACGCAGATCGTCGCCCACACCGGGTCGATCGACAAAGAAGTTGCGAATGGTTTCTTCGGCGTCCGATGCTGAAGCGTGTTGCAGACGAAAGATCCGCAATCGGCTTGAATCATCGACGGGAATGTCGACTTTGGCGATCAAATCACGTACACCATTGATCGCTTCGGCGCGACCGATCAGCAGCAACGCATTGGGCGAATCAAGTGCGGTGATGCTAACCTCGCCTTGTCGTGCGGAGAGCACATCATCGTACAATTGCTTCAGCAGCGTCGCGACCGCATTGCTATCGGCATGCCGTAGATTGACCACCTCGATGTCGGGGCGCGTCAGATCGCTTTGCTTTTCGATTTCCTTGATGACTTCCATCACTCGTTCGACGTCGCGTTTGGCTCCGCGAATGATGATCGTGCCGAGTTCGGGGACAAATTGAATTTGGGTATCTCCGATGACGCCCGATCCGCCTTGATCATCGGAGTCAGCGTCGCCGTTTGCCGTTGCCGGCCCCGCGTCCGGTGCGGGCGTTGCTGGGGCAGCGTCCTGTTGAAAGACCGCGTTTTGGAAAGCGTTTTCGGCGGTGATGGGCTTGACGCGGCGAGCATCCAATTCGCCTAGCAGACGGATGGCCCGCTGAATCGGAGCCGGCTCGGCGTTTTCGAGCCGCATCAACTCGGTCACCTTGGACTGATCGAACGACGGAACGTCCAACGTGTTGATGACTTTCTGCCACCCTTTTTGGTTTTGTTGGGCAGCCATCACGGTCACTAGGTTGCGACGACGATCAACCTCGACCGTGGTGCCCTGTAGCGGAGCCGCGCTGAGCTGAAACGACGCACGTTCGCCGTTACGGGTCGTCGTGATCGGCAGCGGAAGCCCGGCGAGTCGCTTCAGATCGTCTTCGAACTCGCGCCAAGTCACATTCTTGAGCTGCACGTGAACGGGCCCTGTCGCTGAAGCTTGCAACACCGCTTCGGAGTTCATTAGCGACTGAACATCCTCGGCAATCTTGCGTTGAGCCGATTCGGGGGCCATGACCACCAATTGGTTGTTCTTCGCATCGGGCGAAATTTGCACACCCGGAACATCACGATAGATCAAGCTGAGCTTGGTCGCGATCGAGCGAGATTGGGCTGCGGGAACCGAAAGTTTACGAAGTGCGGGACCTGATGCATCTTGCGCGAATGCAAAATTGGTACACGGCACCAATGTCATTCCAAGAGTCAGGGTGCTGAGGATCCATCGCCGCATTTGCGACCACCTTTATTGTTTGTCGAGAGACGTACTCCATGAACAGACCTACGTGCGCTCTAGCCCGTTCAATAGGAATCATCGGATCAACCGGAACAATCGCTACAGTCAAAATCTCTCGCATTGTTTGACAACCCGCGAAAGTGAGCCGTAGCGGAACTCGTCAACGGCTTGTTGTTTTAGTCGTACGACGGACTTGACGGCGTTCGTAACGAACCGGTCGATACCCGTGGTACACGTGATCCGCCCGATGCCGCAAAAAAAACGCACGGGACGCGTCAAACCGTGTAAAACGGATTTCTGCGTCCCGTGCGGGAATGCGGTGAGATTTGATCGGAAGATGGCCGAGTCCGAACTAGCCTTGCAGGTTGAGTCCACCCGAAATTGGCGTGTCGGTGGCGACCGGAGCCACGGCCGGAGCGCCAGTCGAAGCGCCGCCTGACACTTTTGCTAGCGTCTCGTTTGCACAAACCATTCGCCACGTATCTGCTTCGACTTCCAAGACCTGACGCAGTTCGTCGATCGCGTCGGCATCGCTGGATTGCTCGGCAAGCAGCAGGTGTTTTGAAAGGAAAACGTATAGATCCGCGACTTGAACGCAAACCTCTTCGTTGCCCGTGATACCGGACAACAACTCGGTCAGCAAATCCAATAGTTTCAGCGAGTATTCGTTGCAGCCCTTTTTTTCGGGTTGTGTCCGCCACGCATTGGCAAGCACGCGAGCGACCTCGACCGACCGCTCTAGCAGCATCAAACGCAAACGAGCTGGCGTCGCATGTTGGATGCTCGATTCGAGATAGCCATCCGTGGATCGCCGCGATTGCTTGTAGCCGCTTGGTTGGAAATTCGATGCGGGCTGCGAAGGGGAATAGGACATGCGTTACCTGCCTCCTTGCAGGATTCTTGAATCAGGAGAGGAAGAATAGGAAGATTACGAATCGATCGTAATTCGCTCAATTTGAGACAAATACGAAGAATTTCCTTGAATTTTGCTGATCGCTTCTTCGGTCGAGTAAAACTGCTTCAGCAAACGTTCGCGTTCACTTTCGAGCCGTTCGTTCAGGGCTTCGATTCGCGAATTGTTCTGCGTGATCTGCGTTGCCAATGTTTCAGTTCGCCCGATCAATAGACTGTTCGAAACCCCCGCAATTCGATCGGCGACTGAATCGAGCCGTGCCGAAAGCCCGGTTTCCGAAGTGGTGAAGAACGCTTCGACTGCGGCAGAGTCTTCGCTCATCGCGTCGCCAAATTTCTCAGCATCGAATTCGAGTTGCCCTTCGCTATTGAATCGAATCCCAACACTGCCGAGCGACTTTAAATCGCCCGCCTGAGTGATCGTCCCCGACAACAACCGGCTGTACGAATCGCGGATCCGATTGGCTTCGCTCGATCCGAACAGCAACCCTACCTCTTGAGCCTCGG encodes the following:
- a CDS encoding GNAT family N-acetyltransferase, which encodes MFNVDRPKIIVRTERDATSDASQQTRVWLRDHNWRTNHDFMKALSSLERDSTPLCLAAFLEDTQVGGLIATTHLRWLKISIMSVHPESQRIGIGSRLLQTAESIARARGCCYAYVDAMANQSPDFYPSCGYTTAGIIPDWDSHGHAKYIYYKKLPDPGSA
- a CDS encoding transglutaminase-like domain-containing protein, whose product is MFSRHQWTIVVLFLTLGVFVANTFNSWTTLIVITVVASAAAWIQRWLEHHYRAADGSLKRSWWRSRPFALFTGLLCLTTVFVAHMLPYMTMKSVNPFGMGADLLSHTALAWIAFLWVMRRADGHGLMLVLGLIVVLMSVAAGGVTKSNAGQTTIGFCVCLGYAIASQNILGRGAFWKTSSSSRSTSTTRPWNTPALKTGPAGNRNRTAIALSALTLTAIVIVTGAIAQATSATLPQVQSKIQSTLKNTLDTTFNNMAVSGTRYVYGSTIGSIRNNKVASPDEVALCVFSSNSPGYLRGTAFDYYENRHWHIATPHVIDEYAYQTSLMNHSVESSGPGTTALKSSRMANLQRFYLTSDANEDSSTEPVQTIEVRNIPFKGTTVFMPLGSRWMEAKSGSLVVNHHGLVDHGVDVRHPYIIATASQPPKDELDLVRLQMLTHIPRRLRGVLKPLAYEICGDETDVRKKADRVVQFFVNNFDYSLSPTIPPNRVDPLLYFFETRHAAHCEYFASGTVALLRAQGIPARYVTGYVVDELEPDKAFWLARNRDAHAWAEAYDAKTQTWFPVESTPGHRYSTLNVDPTQNQSSSPTWSPQLTDTTIADSVLSSINAFIVAIRANNPLLAIFRIVQGPMFLILSVIVWRRSRRVQLNLIDPMDRISHKMLRKMDRRLKRLSMIRHTHETMHQFADRIESIEPTASKRSREWIETTANWYREFAQARYQGKPPGPVPKF
- a CDS encoding secretin N-terminal domain-containing protein; its protein translation is MRRWILSTLTLGMTLVPCTNFAFAQDASGPALRKLSVPAAQSRSIATKLSLIYRDVPGVQISPDAKNNQLVVMAPESAQRKIAEDVQSLMNSEAVLQASATGPVHVQLKNVTWREFEDDLKRLAGLPLPITTTRNGERASFQLSAAPLQGTTVEVDRRRNLVTVMAAQQNQKGWQKVINTLDVPSFDQSKVTELMRLENAEPAPIQRAIRLLGELDARRVKPITAENAFQNAVFQQDAAPATPAPDAGPATANGDADSDDQGGSGVIGDTQIQFVPELGTIIIRGAKRDVERVMEVIKEIEKQSDLTRPDIEVVNLRHADSNAVATLLKQLYDDVLSARQGEVSITALDSPNALLLIGRAEAINGVRDLIAKVDIPVDDSSRLRIFRLQHASASDAEETIRNFFVDRPGVGDDLRPGVGPRVRVLADYRTNSLIVSGAPRDMEEVTRLINDLDVQQVSAQSEIKIFPLSNAVAEDLAPVIQSAINGESEAGGDTGVTTPSTSLSIVAVDGDGDQIFDSGILAGAVITADPGANSIVVRAPAASMPLIGELIRQLDKAPGIDSLVKVFTIENGDAVQLTTALTQLFGDDAASSGTSIGAGNLGGLPTTTAGGDSSLVPLRFSTDLRTNSIIASGSAEDLEVVESILLRLDGAGFAERITEVIWLRHQASDTVAAAIQQYVQQRTTGVNTIQQFQQGGLSPYDLPDRDLIVVSEPITNSLLLSVSPRLYEDVRGLIDKLDRRPPMVLIKVLLAEVSLDDIFEVGGEIGLQDSLMFDRGIASDAFPASTPGFNYNGNGTPNLASFGKESLAGRGLTSFGVGTTNGNLNYGGFVLSAASESVSLLLRTLQDARRLQILSRPQVMTMDNTEALVQVGRTIAQVTGVIQNGISGNQVVTEPLQVGLIMQVRPRVGADGLIIMDIDATRSDRDASNGTQVPTGDGSVLIQDILVTTAQSTVAAYSGQTVIFGGLIQKTRSNFSRRVPYLADIPLLGYFFKYDQEFERRSEMLVIMTPMLVTGEEDLDYVKATESSRMSWCLADVVEMHGDVGLSGGYGLWGPATGGTIYPDLQPTVDQFHQGELLNGETYCPPGAVNESSVIISDQPTMIDAGASQQDSPVIYESSTVPEHAMPRAIPQTRSNPVPPQDGSGGAAAQGAMRPRPAQPLTRSGNEGEVQWQSPPNMDGPRQMGNSRPPISGPAMNPYSQAVNESGANQVSWMQTANAGKTIDYAAASSDRPQRLGVVDPNPSQVPTATQPVQTVPSISPQTWIR
- a CDS encoding shikimate kinase, producing MTTHLYLTGYRGTGKTSVATRLADSLGCAVVDLDVRIQSHAGCSIREIFANGGEQAFRDIESEILDVVATESPSVVALGGGAILRKSNREKIRSSGHCIWLVANAETLAARIAADEGTAANRPALTPLSQLDEIRELLTTRHPFYDEVANAQINTEGKSLEQVSEEAIALCRQNNWC
- a CDS encoding flagellar protein FliS, giving the protein MSYSPSQPASNFQPSGYKQSRRSTDGYLESSIQHATPARLRLMLLERSVEVARVLANAWRTQPEKKGCNEYSLKLLDLLTELLSGITGNEEVCVQVADLYVFLSKHLLLAEQSSDADAIDELRQVLEVEADTWRMVCANETLAKVSGGASTGAPAVAPVATDTPISGGLNLQG